In the Paracholeplasma morum genome, one interval contains:
- a CDS encoding ATP-binding protein gives MMKTMTKIKLINWHIFDNHTIDINNNTLITGENGHGKSTLLDAVNFVLSGASGKFNQAANTNTKRTIESYVKGKTGIEGKTFIREQEQIISHIALEFYDNLTKKYLTIGVVFELPFSKHKNHGTFYHVSDSKLLEDYYIYNQNILGLSQFKQAVKAKDKNVNTFETKRDIKTMIKSTLGLSSDKYFDLLPKALAFHPINEVNQFVYDFLLPEDRVDIESLQTNIHSYREVSKLLKIEKEKLDFLKPLENLATQYKEIQSNINILDYLKVDLKYEAIERSIDNKNQNLRDKNLNHDQALSDRSEIETKLIAIETSLNELQKNDMSLRIDSLEKQLQDEKQKLTFVEHKLKNVLDIVKSEVQLAKRIELDFNIKDLLNSSGHQQLVSEIKAYDHLIDEKKGELTVEVSERKKELDKVNDVKNELTSQIKKLESNRFTYDFHVESLLAILKEELAKEFNKDYIDVKPLCELLDIEKENDEWRNAIEGYLNTQRFDIVVEPQYFNKALEIYEKHKFKKKIHGVGLINTNKLNGYVMEQNTLASKVNGLNEFARQAVNMIMGKVICVNDIQELKSHSQSITATGMTYRNNTARQINQAIWERPFIGQKAIEKQLENARVKEKELDQVINSLSKKINDLSNKIDQMKQSRIRELLNMPNHFKDKDDLEIKMNSSLEELTLLKKDNAWLEIAERIKQKKNEKHGLETEKDLVVKRIGILEDNIKSIKATITILTESLSDKSNAYDALPDMSKYLLQIQDKKRALKFENNENHDKMIQSIQNESISLSRSFYNQEAKIMDLMKEYTQKYDNGQLIPNIHNLNDYLDIYYRIKGRNIIEFEDRAAIALNACEKSFKEDFLSKLREKIQTAQEGFYHLNKALKTKPFGSEKEVYTFTYSGSNNPNFRDYYSILQSSEDYVSKSLLVESLSEKNLILLKTLFETLTSEDKSEAQVKRIAEFTDYRKYMDYDIKITNRKDETYYFSKVNKEKSGGETQTPFYVIIASSFQQLLDSSRKNRSSACVVMFDEAFNNMDESRIEAMMEYYNELNIQLLIAVPPQRLVNIVPYVETTLGLIKSNHTVVIHSWIEHHQEVKNEEI, from the coding sequence ATGATGAAGACGATGACCAAGATTAAACTCATCAATTGGCATATCTTTGATAATCACACCATTGATATCAATAATAACACTCTAATCACAGGTGAAAATGGGCATGGTAAATCAACGTTATTGGATGCTGTTAACTTCGTTTTAAGTGGTGCATCAGGCAAATTTAATCAAGCTGCAAATACCAACACAAAAAGAACAATTGAATCCTATGTAAAAGGTAAAACCGGTATTGAAGGTAAAACTTTTATTAGAGAACAAGAACAGATTATTTCACATATTGCCCTAGAATTCTATGACAATTTAACTAAGAAGTATCTTACCATTGGTGTTGTTTTTGAACTACCTTTTTCTAAACACAAGAACCATGGAACCTTTTATCATGTTAGTGATTCCAAGTTGCTAGAAGATTATTACATTTACAACCAGAACATTCTTGGCTTAAGTCAATTTAAACAAGCTGTGAAAGCTAAAGATAAGAACGTAAATACCTTTGAAACTAAACGTGATATTAAAACGATGATTAAGAGTACATTGGGTTTATCAAGTGACAAGTACTTTGACCTTTTACCTAAAGCTCTAGCCTTTCATCCTATCAACGAAGTTAATCAATTTGTTTATGATTTTTTACTTCCTGAAGATAGGGTAGACATAGAATCACTACAAACAAATATTCATAGCTACCGTGAAGTCAGTAAGCTACTCAAAATAGAGAAGGAAAAACTTGATTTTCTTAAACCATTAGAGAATTTAGCAACTCAATACAAAGAGATACAATCGAATATAAACATACTAGACTATTTGAAAGTAGATTTAAAGTATGAAGCTATCGAAAGATCAATTGATAATAAAAATCAAAACTTAAGAGATAAGAATTTAAACCATGATCAAGCATTAAGCGATCGATCTGAAATAGAGACAAAACTAATAGCAATTGAAACGAGTTTAAACGAGCTTCAGAAGAATGATATGTCTTTACGCATAGATTCACTTGAAAAACAATTACAAGATGAGAAGCAAAAACTCACATTCGTTGAACATAAATTGAAGAATGTACTGGATATAGTCAAATCTGAGGTACAATTAGCGAAACGAATTGAGCTAGACTTTAACATTAAAGACCTATTAAATTCGAGTGGTCATCAGCAATTAGTGAGTGAGATCAAAGCATATGATCATCTGATTGATGAAAAAAAGGGCGAGTTAACTGTTGAAGTTTCAGAACGAAAAAAAGAATTAGATAAAGTGAACGATGTAAAAAATGAGCTTACAAGTCAGATTAAGAAACTAGAGTCTAATCGATTTACGTATGATTTCCATGTTGAATCCTTACTTGCGATATTGAAAGAAGAACTCGCCAAAGAGTTCAATAAAGATTATATTGATGTCAAACCACTATGCGAACTATTAGATATTGAAAAGGAAAATGACGAGTGGAGAAACGCAATTGAGGGTTATCTAAACACTCAACGTTTTGATATTGTCGTTGAACCTCAATATTTTAACAAAGCATTAGAAATTTATGAAAAACATAAATTCAAGAAAAAGATTCATGGGGTTGGACTAATTAATACGAACAAGCTCAATGGATATGTTATGGAACAAAATACTTTGGCTTCCAAAGTCAATGGACTCAACGAATTTGCTAGACAAGCAGTGAATATGATTATGGGTAAAGTCATTTGTGTCAACGATATTCAAGAACTCAAGTCACATTCACAGTCAATTACAGCTACTGGTATGACGTATAGAAATAACACTGCTAGACAGATTAATCAAGCCATATGGGAAAGACCATTTATAGGTCAAAAGGCGATAGAAAAGCAACTCGAGAATGCAAGAGTAAAAGAAAAAGAACTTGACCAAGTCATAAACTCTCTTTCTAAAAAAATAAATGATTTAAGTAATAAAATCGATCAAATGAAACAATCTCGTATTAGAGAGCTTTTAAACATGCCTAATCATTTTAAAGACAAAGATGATCTCGAAATAAAAATGAACAGCTCACTTGAAGAATTGACCTTACTGAAAAAAGATAATGCTTGGCTAGAGATTGCCGAACGCATAAAACAAAAGAAAAATGAAAAACACGGTTTGGAAACTGAAAAAGATCTAGTAGTCAAAAGAATCGGCATTTTAGAAGATAATATAAAAAGCATAAAAGCTACCATTACAATACTTACTGAAAGCTTATCAGACAAGTCTAATGCCTATGATGCTTTACCCGATATGAGCAAATATCTTTTACAAATTCAAGATAAGAAGAGAGCTTTAAAATTTGAAAATAATGAAAATCATGACAAGATGATACAAAGTATTCAAAACGAGAGTATTTCATTATCAAGATCCTTCTATAATCAAGAAGCCAAAATCATGGATTTGATGAAAGAATATACTCAAAAATATGATAATGGACAACTTATTCCAAATATTCATAACCTTAATGACTACTTGGATATCTATTATCGAATTAAAGGACGAAACATCATTGAGTTTGAGGACAGAGCAGCAATTGCTTTAAATGCATGTGAAAAATCATTTAAGGAAGATTTTCTATCCAAACTTAGAGAGAAAATACAAACAGCACAAGAGGGATTCTATCACCTTAACAAAGCACTTAAAACCAAACCTTTCGGTTCCGAAAAGGAAGTATATACTTTTACTTATTCAGGCAGTAATAACCCTAATTTTAGAGATTATTATTCGATCTTGCAGAGCTCAGAGGATTACGTATCGAAATCACTACTAGTTGAATCGCTAAGTGAGAAAAACCTTATTTTACTAAAGACTTTGTTTGAGACGTTGACTTCAGAGGACAAATCTGAAGCACAAGTTAAAAGAATTGCAGAGTTTACGGACTATCGCAAATATATGGATTACGATATCAAAATTACAAATAGAAAAGATGAGACCTATTATTTTTCTAAAGTTAACAAAGAGAAAAGTGGTGGTGAAACACAGACTCCTTTTTATGTCATTATCGCATCATCTTTTCAACAGTTACTGGATTCATCAAGAAAAAATAGATCATCAGCATGTGTGGTTATGTTTGATGAAGCATTTAACAACATGGACGAATCACGCATAGAAGCGATGATGGAATACTACAATGAATTAAATATTCAACTACTCATTGCTGTGCCACCTCAAAGACTTGTCAATATTGTGCCATATGTAGAGACAACACTCGGATTGATTAAATCTAACCACACTGTAGTTATACATAGTTGGATAGAACATCATCAGGAGGTCAAGAATGAAGAAATATGA
- a CDS encoding DUF4391 domain-containing protein, which produces MNDILEHFHIPRSGKTKQRISVKDIIDQLNPTVQDKKVLNSEVNSIYLEGVLDAQTLRIPSYVSDEHLYEAIYVLQVSLKIELHFSLINEKLHAAFPNPLIIVYLIADKLRVSLAPKRINKLTKDKSVIESVYSTSTFVIDEKHLDFMGLLNMSEVNALNLKEFYDKLTDIIYSERLIELIGSFPRQIPNTMNLK; this is translated from the coding sequence ATGAACGATATTCTAGAGCATTTTCATATTCCTAGATCAGGAAAAACAAAACAACGGATATCGGTAAAAGATATTATTGATCAACTTAATCCAACAGTTCAAGATAAAAAAGTATTAAATTCGGAAGTGAATTCGATTTATCTTGAAGGTGTACTAGATGCACAAACACTCAGAATACCGTCTTATGTAAGTGATGAGCATTTATATGAAGCCATATATGTTCTTCAAGTCTCACTTAAGATAGAACTACATTTTTCGCTAATAAATGAAAAACTACATGCAGCATTTCCAAATCCACTTATCATCGTTTATTTAATAGCTGATAAATTAAGAGTGTCGCTTGCACCAAAACGAATTAATAAACTGACAAAGGATAAGTCTGTTATAGAATCAGTCTATTCTACAAGCACTTTTGTGATAGATGAAAAGCATCTCGATTTCATGGGTTTGCTTAATATGTCTGAAGTCAATGCGTTAAATCTAAAAGAATTTTATGATAAACTGACCGACATTATTTATTCAGAAAGATTAATCGAATTGATAGGGTCATTTCCTAGACAAATACCAAACACAATGAATTTGAAGTAA
- a CDS encoding restriction endonuclease encodes MKLKFIDQQYQTDAVESIVNIFEGSKVKDSLFTIDISKGKGLTELVEYRTEGVGVTYELGYANKLLLDNAELLANVRKIQEKNGILKSTDINGRNFTIEMETGTGKTYVYTKTILELHKRYGFTKFIIVVPSIAIKEGVYKSFQITEDHFKLKYDNEIYNYFVYDSSKLTQIQTFATSSNIEIMIINIDAFRKSFDDPEKETKANIIHRASDKLSGNKPIDLISSTNPIVIIDEPQSVDNTPKAKDAIKSLNPLCTLRYSATHRELYNLMYRLTPVDAYQENLVKHIEVSSIQSDETTAKPYVKLISINDKNVYSAKLEINILKKDGSISKGTVTAKVGEDLWEKSGGVDYYKDMNYILDDIGTFEDVEYIYFSNGVTVNKGEAVGEVNQDAIKRAQIRETIELHLKKEETYLKHGIKVLSLFFIDQVNKYRIYDDNGLQQKGQYAIWFEEEFNKLINGRFKRLKETYGNSISYDPEKIHDGYFSVDNKGRAKDTKGDSIADESTYELIMRDKERLLSIEEPKRFIFSHSALKEGWDNPNVFQVCTLVETQDTMTKRQKIGRGLRICVNQDGDRVNEPKFNILSVVANESYKDFASGLQRELESDAGYKFGIIEKVSFAGMELTTPYGVEITLTQEDSAKIYAQLKTKGYLKSNGRIDDKFFSDVQNNEFKLPDEYAVFQDKVITMIKKLSREIEIKNANEKIKVSINKKIFLSDAFKDMWNRIKRKTVYSVEMDIDKFKEDAIDKLKVMPKIIAEKIERERTKLNITSGGVIQEGSTRYGSVGDINEFDKIIYPDFIRRLQDATHLLRSTIIEIIKESGRLSEFYDNPESFIKNVSSILNQVKKSNLSKGLKYYQSDEYFVQEDIFDDTDLYGYKDKNIIDISDEKNVYDHVIFDSTIEKQFAIDAEDDEDVTLYAKLPKRFTVDTPFGTYNPDWIVVIQSSGEDKLYFVAETKGSEKDEELRERESNKILCGRKHFEVLDNDVKFEVVKNLKSLKI; translated from the coding sequence TTGAAACTTAAATTTATTGATCAACAATATCAAACTGATGCTGTTGAATCTATTGTGAATATATTTGAAGGGTCTAAAGTAAAAGACTCGCTTTTTACCATCGACATTTCTAAGGGTAAAGGATTAACCGAATTAGTTGAATATCGAACAGAAGGTGTTGGTGTAACTTATGAATTAGGGTATGCCAACAAACTACTTTTAGATAATGCTGAATTATTAGCCAATGTTCGTAAGATACAAGAAAAAAATGGCATTCTAAAGAGTACGGATATTAATGGTAGAAACTTTACCATTGAAATGGAAACAGGAACCGGTAAAACATATGTATACACCAAGACTATCCTAGAACTCCATAAACGATATGGCTTTACAAAGTTTATTATCGTTGTTCCTAGTATCGCCATTAAAGAAGGGGTTTATAAGAGTTTTCAAATCACAGAAGACCACTTTAAACTCAAATATGATAACGAGATTTATAACTATTTCGTCTATGATTCGAGTAAATTAACTCAAATACAGACGTTTGCTACCAGTTCAAATATTGAGATCATGATTATCAATATCGACGCATTCAGAAAGAGTTTTGATGATCCTGAAAAAGAAACCAAAGCGAATATTATCCATCGTGCGAGTGATAAGTTAAGTGGTAATAAACCAATTGACTTAATTTCCAGTACAAACCCTATTGTAATCATCGATGAGCCACAGTCTGTAGATAATACCCCTAAAGCTAAAGATGCGATTAAATCGTTAAATCCTTTATGCACATTACGCTATTCAGCAACACATCGTGAACTTTATAACTTAATGTACCGATTAACGCCTGTTGACGCCTATCAGGAGAACTTAGTTAAGCATATCGAAGTATCATCAATTCAAAGTGATGAAACAACAGCCAAACCATACGTTAAACTCATTTCAATTAATGACAAAAACGTTTATTCTGCAAAGTTGGAGATTAATATTCTTAAAAAGGATGGTTCAATCTCTAAAGGTACTGTAACTGCAAAAGTCGGTGAGGATTTATGGGAAAAATCTGGTGGTGTGGACTACTATAAAGATATGAATTACATCCTAGATGATATTGGTACATTTGAAGATGTTGAATACATTTATTTTTCTAATGGCGTTACAGTGAATAAGGGTGAAGCAGTTGGTGAAGTCAATCAAGATGCTATTAAGAGAGCTCAAATAAGAGAAACTATTGAGTTACATTTAAAAAAAGAAGAAACGTATCTCAAACATGGTATTAAAGTATTAAGCTTATTTTTCATTGATCAGGTTAATAAGTATAGAATCTACGACGATAATGGGCTACAACAAAAAGGACAATATGCCATTTGGTTTGAAGAAGAGTTTAATAAGCTCATCAATGGTCGTTTTAAGCGACTAAAAGAAACTTACGGCAATTCTATATCATATGACCCTGAAAAGATTCATGACGGCTATTTCTCTGTTGATAATAAAGGCAGAGCAAAAGATACAAAAGGTGATTCTATTGCTGATGAATCAACCTATGAACTTATAATGCGTGATAAAGAACGCCTATTAAGTATTGAAGAACCTAAACGTTTTATTTTCTCTCATTCAGCATTAAAAGAAGGATGGGATAATCCTAACGTTTTCCAAGTTTGTACGCTGGTAGAAACTCAAGACACCATGACTAAAAGACAAAAGATAGGTCGTGGGTTACGTATATGCGTTAACCAAGATGGAGATCGAGTCAATGAACCTAAATTTAATATTTTGAGTGTAGTTGCAAATGAATCCTATAAAGATTTTGCTAGTGGACTGCAAAGAGAACTTGAATCAGATGCAGGATATAAATTTGGAATTATTGAGAAAGTGAGTTTTGCTGGAATGGAACTTACAACACCTTACGGCGTTGAAATTACCCTTACTCAAGAAGACTCAGCTAAAATCTATGCTCAACTGAAAACAAAAGGTTATCTAAAATCAAATGGAAGGATTGATGATAAGTTTTTTAGTGATGTCCAAAACAATGAATTTAAACTACCAGATGAGTACGCAGTTTTTCAAGATAAAGTGATAACAATGATAAAGAAGTTGTCACGTGAAATTGAAATTAAGAATGCGAATGAGAAAATTAAAGTCAGCATCAATAAAAAGATATTCTTATCTGATGCATTTAAAGATATGTGGAATAGGATTAAGCGTAAAACCGTTTATTCAGTAGAAATGGACATCGATAAGTTTAAAGAAGATGCCATTGATAAGTTAAAGGTAATGCCTAAAATCATAGCTGAAAAGATTGAACGTGAAAGAACGAAACTAAACATTACAAGTGGTGGTGTCATTCAAGAAGGATCCACACGATATGGTTCAGTTGGTGACATCAACGAGTTTGATAAAATCATTTATCCAGACTTTATCAGAAGACTTCAAGATGCGACACACTTATTACGTTCTACCATTATTGAAATCATAAAAGAATCAGGTAGACTATCTGAGTTTTATGACAATCCGGAGTCATTCATAAAGAACGTTTCTTCAATATTGAACCAGGTAAAAAAGTCAAACTTGTCAAAAGGACTAAAATACTATCAATCAGATGAATATTTTGTACAAGAGGATATTTTTGATGATACTGATCTTTATGGATATAAGGATAAAAACATCATTGATATTTCTGATGAGAAAAATGTATATGATCATGTTATTTTTGATTCGACAATTGAAAAGCAATTTGCCATCGATGCAGAAGATGATGAAGATGTGACGCTTTATGCAAAACTTCCAAAGAGATTTACTGTTGATACGCCATTTGGTACTTATAATCCTGACTGGATTGTTGTAATACAGTCAAGTGGTGAAGATAAACTCTATTTTGTAGCTGAAACAAAAGGCTCTGAAAAGGATGAAGAATTGAGAGAAAGAGAAAGTAACAAGATTCTATGTGGTAGAAAACACTTTGAAGTGCTTGATAATGATGTTAAGTTTGAAGTTGTTAAAAATCTCAAAAGTTTAAAAATCTAA
- a CDS encoding Wadjet anti-phage system protein JetA family protein produces MKNIFDAIDYKFFQVFSGENRRIHAEIIMVVSDFFKHHNASYVEKEDLVNHLSDYFSQRNFDNVLDDEGNDISKSTPREKALSKLNLFKRNGWLIEEKVENYVDIIQFDDNALIILKALDDISSNSSPKEYTGYIYVIDSLLRTFDYNQGVSLLERIYDNTETLMNRLRGLNSSIKKYLTRLLNEDSEDAEKLLKTLLYDYQDNIINKAFSNLKLSDNPSKYQNQILTKLNELRSKEGMDKLVLNYKKTKNSDQPELEIEKILFDQIDYVYNIIEMLQQTISMIDIKNAKYVKSSTSKLSFILSENFDVVGKIENILKLMKHQKNDEFYGEAFGLYKMGTIDSESLYKPRVYKEQLSVVELQEKPEVDQAYVDKVAQRLFRDNRFSIKKINEYVRLLLEHKTRIKSSDLLINNNEDLTRMILIQLYAHHEHMCYRTETTDSNVTNNGIEYKDFLIVKRGEQHGK; encoded by the coding sequence ATGAAAAATATTTTTGATGCCATAGACTATAAATTCTTTCAAGTTTTTTCTGGAGAGAATAGACGAATCCATGCAGAGATAATCATGGTTGTCTCTGATTTTTTTAAGCATCATAACGCCTCCTATGTGGAAAAGGAAGACCTAGTAAATCACTTATCTGACTACTTTAGTCAACGCAATTTCGATAACGTTCTTGATGACGAAGGCAATGACATCTCTAAATCAACACCTAGAGAAAAAGCACTTAGCAAGCTGAATCTCTTTAAAAGAAACGGTTGGTTAATCGAAGAAAAAGTTGAAAACTATGTCGATATCATTCAATTTGATGATAATGCATTAATCATCTTAAAAGCATTAGATGATATCAGTAGCAATTCTTCACCAAAAGAATATACAGGTTATATCTATGTCATTGATAGCTTGTTGAGAACATTTGATTATAATCAAGGTGTTTCTCTATTGGAACGTATTTATGATAATACTGAAACACTAATGAACCGTCTTAGAGGGCTCAATTCAAGCATTAAGAAGTACTTGACAAGACTCCTTAATGAAGATAGTGAAGACGCTGAAAAACTTTTAAAAACACTACTATACGACTATCAAGATAACATCATTAATAAGGCCTTTAGCAATTTGAAATTATCGGATAATCCAAGCAAGTATCAGAACCAAATCTTAACAAAACTTAATGAACTCAGATCCAAAGAAGGAATGGATAAACTCGTTCTAAATTATAAAAAGACTAAAAATTCTGATCAACCAGAACTCGAGATAGAAAAGATTCTATTTGATCAGATCGATTATGTTTATAACATTATTGAAATGCTGCAACAAACCATTTCAATGATTGATATCAAGAATGCCAAATATGTTAAATCATCCACATCTAAACTATCATTTATATTAAGTGAAAATTTTGATGTAGTAGGTAAGATTGAAAATATTCTTAAACTGATGAAGCATCAAAAAAATGATGAGTTCTATGGGGAAGCCTTTGGACTCTATAAAATGGGAACAATAGATTCTGAATCCTTATACAAGCCAAGGGTTTATAAAGAACAGTTATCAGTTGTAGAGCTACAAGAAAAACCTGAAGTAGATCAAGCATATGTCGACAAGGTTGCTCAAAGACTTTTTAGAGATAATCGTTTTAGTATCAAAAAAATCAATGAGTATGTTCGACTACTGTTAGAGCATAAAACAAGGATTAAGTCATCGGACTTATTGATAAATAATAACGAAGATTTGACAAGGATGATTCTCATTCAACTCTATGCTCATCATGAACACATGTGCTATCGAACTGAAACAACAGATTCAAATGTTACTAATAATGGTATTGAGTATAAAGACTTTTTGATTGTAAAGCGAGGTGAACAACATGGCAAATAA
- a CDS encoding site-specific DNA-methyltransferase, giving the protein MNKIESTSLDLEKLNVEKVKELFPNVVTEGKIDFDKLKIILGDQVDDRVEKYQFTWNGKSSTIKLAQSPSTGTLIPSKDDSKNWDKTGNLYIEGDNLEVLKQLQKTYYGKIKIIYIDPPYNTGGDFVYRDDFKDNIQNYKEQTKQTSRANPETNGRYHTDWLNMMYSRLLLSKNLLIDDGIIFISIDENEMRNLQIICDEIFGEHNKIGVIVWKNRTTPNDAAYNFAQTHEYVFIYAKNSDKIQFKGILKDISNYKNPDKDPNGPWIKDNPSAASGSEKDRFAIINPYTSEEYFPPTGRYWAFSQKRVSEWYKSGKLVFSNEKGKNFTLKKYLNEIKSEKKPIGSLYDETLTMHGTKEFRSLFFDIADAFKYPKPSAFIKYLIEQIPGSDLIVLDFFSGSATTAHAVMKLNAEDGGNRKFIMVQLPELIDETTKAYTEGYKNICEIGKERIRRAGDQIKQDLIEKKNKAGLLDDKIVDPEIFDNGFKVFKLESTNIIPWDGTIKFDEDTIFSQTEVIKEDRTSLDVLFEIMLKYGVFDKPVEEIKVNGKTMYSIAKGYLIVCLDNNISLEDVKEIGRLKPRNVIFKDSGFLNDNEKINAVYTLEKLGVEEIKSI; this is encoded by the coding sequence ATGAATAAAATAGAAAGTACAAGTCTAGATTTAGAGAAACTCAATGTAGAAAAAGTCAAGGAATTGTTTCCCAATGTGGTTACTGAGGGTAAAATTGATTTTGACAAATTGAAAATCATCTTAGGTGATCAAGTTGATGATCGAGTAGAAAAATATCAATTCACTTGGAACGGTAAAAGCAGCACAATTAAGTTGGCACAATCTCCATCTACTGGAACATTGATTCCTTCGAAAGATGATAGTAAAAACTGGGATAAGACAGGAAACTTATATATCGAAGGTGATAACCTTGAAGTGTTGAAGCAACTTCAAAAGACTTACTATGGAAAAATAAAAATTATCTATATTGATCCTCCCTATAATACAGGCGGAGATTTTGTCTATAGAGATGATTTTAAAGATAATATTCAAAACTACAAGGAACAAACCAAACAAACATCAAGAGCAAATCCGGAAACTAACGGAAGATATCATACAGATTGGCTTAATATGATGTATTCAAGATTATTATTATCAAAAAACCTATTGATTGATGATGGTATAATATTTATTAGTATTGATGAAAATGAAATGAGAAATCTACAAATTATTTGCGATGAGATATTTGGGGAGCATAATAAAATTGGAGTCATTGTATGGAAAAATAGAACTACACCAAATGATGCAGCATATAATTTTGCTCAAACACATGAGTATGTTTTTATTTATGCAAAGAATTCTGATAAAATACAGTTCAAGGGAATTTTGAAAGACATTTCAAACTATAAGAATCCTGATAAGGACCCTAATGGTCCATGGATAAAAGATAATCCATCAGCTGCAAGTGGATCTGAAAAAGATAGATTTGCTATAATTAACCCTTATACTAGTGAAGAATATTTCCCTCCAACTGGTAGATATTGGGCATTTTCTCAAAAAAGAGTTTCTGAATGGTACAAGTCTGGGAAGCTAGTATTTTCGAACGAAAAAGGGAAAAATTTCACTTTAAAGAAATATTTAAATGAAATAAAAAGTGAAAAAAAGCCAATTGGGTCCTTATATGATGAAACTTTAACCATGCACGGTACAAAAGAATTTAGAAGTTTATTTTTTGATATTGCAGATGCATTTAAATATCCCAAACCTTCAGCATTCATCAAGTATTTAATAGAACAAATTCCTGGTTCTGATTTAATCGTACTAGACTTTTTTTCTGGTTCTGCGACAACAGCACATGCTGTAATGAAATTAAACGCTGAAGATGGTGGTAATAGAAAGTTCATAATGGTCCAGTTGCCAGAATTAATCGATGAAACTACAAAGGCCTATACAGAAGGATACAAGAACATATGTGAAATTGGAAAAGAACGTATCCGTAGAGCTGGTGATCAAATCAAGCAAGATTTGATTGAAAAGAAAAACAAAGCTGGTCTTCTTGATGATAAAATCGTTGATCCAGAAATTTTTGATAATGGATTTAAAGTGTTCAAACTTGAATCTACGAATATCATTCCTTGGGATGGAACTATCAAATTTGATGAAGACACAATTTTTTCACAAACAGAAGTTATAAAAGAAGATAGAACAAGCCTTGATGTCTTATTCGAAATCATGCTTAAATATGGTGTGTTCGACAAACCTGTTGAAGAGATTAAGGTTAATGGTAAAACAATGTATAGCATTGCCAAGGGTTATTTAATCGTATGTCTTGATAATAATATCTCACTAGAGGATGTTAAAGAAATTGGTAGATTAAAACCACGTAATGTGATTTTTAAAGACTCTGGATTTCTAAATGACAACGAAAAAATAAATGCGGTTTATACTTTGGAAAAACTAGGTGTGGAAGAGATTAAGAGTATTTAG
- a CDS encoding DUF4194 domain-containing protein → MLDKNFLIRQKESDKEDYFFVVGHLTLFQNYFMLMDYMVTHYEADQIVALSTEANRNRTRLRRNDTIMLLVLRLLYQKKSKEATQLNQILVSIKDIQEELDRTSLFKGKIPKTELQTTMRMLKSYSLIDFQSSNLINDDTRVEIYPSLLRVVNIDDMTKLEAQLNAYSNGGDDDEDDDQD, encoded by the coding sequence ATTTTAGATAAGAACTTTTTAATTCGACAAAAAGAATCTGATAAAGAAGATTACTTCTTTGTTGTTGGCCACTTAACCTTGTTTCAAAACTATTTTATGTTGATGGATTACATGGTTACACACTATGAAGCTGATCAAATCGTTGCTTTAAGTACTGAGGCCAACAGAAATAGAACTAGATTAAGAAGAAACGATACAATCATGTTGCTAGTTTTAAGACTTTTATATCAAAAGAAATCTAAGGAAGCGACACAACTTAATCAGATATTAGTATCAATTAAAGATATTCAAGAAGAATTAGATCGCACAAGTCTTTTTAAAGGGAAAATCCCTAAAACGGAGTTACAAACAACAATGAGAATGCTTAAAAGTTATTCATTGATTGATTTTCAATCTTCCAATCTAATTAACGATGATACGAGGGTAGAGATATATCCTTCTTTACTGCGTGTTGTTAACATTGATGATATGACAAAACTTGAAGCACAATTGAACGCATATTCTAATGGAGGTGATGATGATGAAGACGATGACCAAGATTAA